The Haloterrigena turkmenica DSM 5511 genome includes the window ATCGACTAGCATGGATGGGGTCCTCGACGGGGTCACCGACGGCGTGCTCGTCGTCGACACCGACTGGCGGATTACGACGGCCAACGCCGTCGCGGCGGACCTGCTCGAGCGAGAGCGCGACACCCTCGTCGGGACCGATATCAGGGACGTGTTCCCGCGATCGTTCGCGGCGACGTTTCACGAGCACTTCGGCGGCGACGATCCGGAGCCAGCCGAGATCACCTTCGAGGAGTACTTCCCGGAGCTAGACGTCTGGCTGCGCGTTCGGACGACGACGATCGGGGAGCGACTCGCGGTCTACTATCGAGACGTCACCGACCGGAAAGCCCTCGAGAGCGACCTCGGGGATCGGGAGGCGGAACTGGCCCGCCTCGAGCGGATTAACAACATCGTCCAGAAGATCATTCGGGACCTCGTCGGGGCCACGACCCGGGAGGAAGTCGAGGAACTCGTCTGTAAGCGGCTCGCGGAGACCGACCTGTACGAATTCACGGTGATCGGCGAGCGGGAGATGACGGGCGATCGGATCGTCTGTCGAACCGCGGCCGGCGAGCACGACGGGATTCTCGATCTCATCGTCGAGAGCGGTGCCGACGCCGACGGCTCGAGGGGGCCGGAGTACGCGACGCTGGAGACGGGGGAAACGCGAGTCGTCCGCCATCTCGTGGACGACGAGTCGGTTCCGGAGTCGGTCCGCCGAGAAGCGTTCGCTCGTGGATTGCAGTCGAGCATCGTCGTTCCGCTTCGGTACGGGGACACCACCTACGGGGTGTTGAGCGTCTACGCACTCGATCCGGACGCCTTCAGCGAGCGCGAACGGGAGAGCCTGGAAACGCTCGGCGTAACCACTGGGTTCGTCATCAACGCGACTCGCCAGCGCAATCTGTTGCTCTCGGATACGGTCATCGAACTCACGTTCCGTATCACCGACGCCTTCTTCGCGACGGCGTCCGCGCAACTCGATTGCGAACTCGCGGTCGAAGGCATCGTCCCGTTAGACGCTGCATCGTTACTCTGTTACGTTCGCGTCGACGGTGCCGAACCCGATGTGCTCCTCGAACTGGCCGACGATCGATCCGACGTCGACGCCGGTCGCGTGATCCACGAGTCCGCGACCGAGACCGGCGGATTCACCGAGGTTACGGTGTCCGGACGGTCGCCGATCCTCACGTTAGCCACGTACGGCGCGACCGTCAGAACGGCAGAGTTCGATCGCGGAACCGGCCTGATCGTCGCGGAAGTAGCGCCCAGCAGCGACATCCGAGAAGTCGTCGAGGCCGTCGGCGAGCGGTTTCCCAGATCGGAACTACTGTCGAAACTCGACCGCGAACGACCGATCGAAACGGTACAGGAGTTCCGGAGCGGGCTCCACGACCGTCTGACCGACCGCCAGCGAAACGCCCTCCAGATGGCGTACTACGGCGGGTACTTCGAATCGCCGCGAGACAGCACCGCCGAGGAACTCGCCGAGACGATCGGAATCAGTTCGCCGACGCTCCACCATCATCTCCGGGCGGGGCAGCGGAAACTCCTCGACGCCTTCTTCGACGACGCGGAGTGCGAACGGCCGGTTGCGGTCGACGACCACCAACCGAGGCGAAACGAATGACCGGTCGCAGCGACCGGCGGAACGAGGTCCCCTTCGAACGGCGACGCGACGACCTGTTCTCCCCGCTCGTCGCCGACGGTGGACCGACGCGACGCCTCTTTCGGCGCTTTCCCGACCCCCTCCTCTACTACGAGGTGGAGGGAGGGACCGCCGTAGTGCGCGCGGTCAATCCCGCGTTCGAGACGGCCTTCGAGGTTGACGAAGCGGCGATCAGGGACGCTCCCCTCCGTGAACGCCTGCTTCCCGGGCCGATCGACTGCGATTTCGGTCCGCACTGGGAACTGGCGACCGCCGCGGGGAACGCGACGCGACCGTCCGAGGGAGACGATCCGGACGCAGACGCGACCGGAGCGGCGATCCTCGAACAACTCGATGCGGGCGAACGCGTCACCGTCGGGATTCGTCGCGGAGCCGACGACGAGCGGCGGTACTTCCGTCTCGAGGCCATCCCGTCTCCGGACGCGGACGGAGACGGGGGTGGGGTCGCCGGCGGCTACGTCGTCTACACGACCGTGACGGAGTTACGCCGGCGCGTCGACCGCGTGACGACGCGCGCCGACCGGCTCGAGCGAGTCGTCACCGTCGCGGCGCACGATCTCAGAAACCCGCTGGAGGTTGCGAAGATCCGCCTCGAGGCGGCTCGCGATACGGGCGAGGAAGTTCACTTCGAGAAAGTCGAGGGAGCGCTCGATCGGATCGAGCGGCTGATTCAGGACGCGCTCTCGGTCGGCGGGACGGAGGTCGAACCGAGCGGTAGCGTGGCCGTCGGCGATATCGCCGAAACGGCGTGGGAGACCGTCGAAACGGCCGATGCCGCGCTCGTTCTCGAGGACGACCTCCCGACGCTCGAAGCCGATGCTGACAGGCTCCAGCAGGTCTTCGAGAACGTGTTCCGAAACGCGGTCGAACACGGCGGTCGGGAGGCGACCGTGACGGTCGGCGGCCTGGACGGCGGGTTCTACGTCGCCGACGACGGGCCGGGCGTTCCCCCAGCGGAGCGCGAGCGAGTGTTCGAACCCGGTTACTCGAGCGAAGACGGTACCACCGGATTGGGACTGGCTATCGTCCGCCAACTCGTCGAAGACCACGGCTGGAACGTGACGCTCACGGCCAGCGACGCCGGGGGCGCGCGCTTCGAATTCCGCGGGGCCGAGACCGACGAGAGAGCGCCGTAGACGGCTGCCGTGACGGCTACCCTTCACCCCGATTGATCGCGGTGAACGTCTCGACCATTCGCTCGAAATCCTCCCGCGGCACCTCCAGCCCCTCGCGAAGTTTCGCGACCCGACGTTGCATGCGGACGTACTCGCTCGACTCCTCGAGCTGTTCGGGCGTGTGTTCGGCCTCGAGCACCGAGAGTTTCGCCGTGAGGCTGAAGAACTCCGAGAGCGGATCGTCGTAAGACGCGGCGGTCACCTGTTGTTCGATTGCCGCGAAGAGATCGTCCTTCTCGATCGGCTTACACAGGTAGTCGTCGAACGGCATATCGACGATATCGAACCCGGGATTCACGGCCGTTACCATGATGACCTGGCAGTCGTGTCCCCGATCGCGGATCTCCGTTAACACCTTGTCGCCGGAGAACGGCATCCGTCGATCCAGCAGTACCACGTCGACGGTGTCGTCCATCTCGTGGAGGCACTCCTCGCCCCCGTACGCCGTCCGGACGTCGTCGTACCGCTGCCGAAGACGGAGCGCGTACGCGTCCGCCACCTCGCGCTCGTCGTCGACGACGAGCAGTGTCGGGTTCTGGTCGTGGCCCATGTTAACGAATGCCCTAGAGAGGTTCGCCTGTGACCGAGTTATAGCTTTCGTGCGCGGCCGGTCGCGGGTGTCCGACGACGTTCGTTGCGTGCGCTTAAGTGCGCGTACCGAGTACTCTGTTAATTGTTACCACGAGTCAGTGATGAGAGTCCGATTACGAACGAAATTCGTCGTCATCCTCGTCGTGATCACGCTCGTACTGAGCGGGACGGTTCACTGGACGCTCGAGTCGTACAAACGCGACGTCGTCGACGACGAACAACAGCGAACCGACGAGACGGCCTCGTTGGTCGCCGAGCAGATCGACGCGACGATCTGGGAACACCGCGATCGGATCGGGTTGGTCGCGTCGCGGCCCGAGGCTCGGCAGTTCGATCGGAGCGGTCCGTTCCTCGACGCGTTTCTCGACAACTCTCGATTCTACTCGGCGCAACTCGTCGACGCCAACGGAACGGTCGTCGATTTCCGCGGCTCCGTTACGGCAGGGACGAGACGATCAGTGATCGGATCCGACCGAAGCGGAACGCCGTACGTGGAGCGTGCGCTTCGGGGCGAAACGTACGTGAGCGACGTCGAATACGCCGAGCGAGCCGACAGGCCCGTTCTCGTATTCAGCGCGCCCATACTGGACGGCTCGGGGGTTCGGGGCGTCCTCGTGGGTGCCATGTACCTCGATCGGCAGACGATCTTCGACGCGATCCCGCCGCTCGAGACGAGTTCGCAGACGGTCACTATCGTCGGAGACGGGGTGGTTCTCAACGAGAACGAGCGGACGTTCGACGAGGGGATCGAAAGCTCCTCGACCGTCGAGTCGACCGGGTGGGAGGTCACGGTCACTCGAGATCGGACGCTGCTAGAGGATCGATTGGATCGGTTAGCCGCGCTCCAGACGCTGGTGCTGGTCATCGTGGTGCTCGTCATGGTCGGGTTCGGGTACTGGCAGTACGCCGTGAGCCTCCGCCAAACCGAGCGGTTACTCGACGGATTCGACCGACTCGGCGAGGGCGACTACGACAGTACGGTGTCGCTGCGCGGCGGCGCCGAGTGGGAACGGATGAGCGACGGCTTCAACGAATTGGTGGCGACGCTGCGAGCGCGCGAGTCGGAACTCCGAGAGCGGCGGCAGCGCCTCGACGTCCTCTATCGCGTGTTGCAGCACAATATCCGCAACCGAATGAGCATCGTTCTGAATTACGCGGATCTCATCACCGACGAGGCCGCGGACGAAACGGTCGTCGGCGCGGCGGAGACGATCCACCGGACCGGGCGCGACATCACGGGCTTGAGTCGGAAGGCGCGACAGATGAAAAACGCGCTCGAGGCCGATCCCGATCGGAGGCCCGTCGACGTGGCCTCGCTCGCGGCCGACGCGGTCGCGGAGCTTCGCGAGGAATACCCCGACGTTACCGTGACCGCGTCGCTGCCGGACGAGGCGTGGGCGATGGCGCTTCCCTCAGTGCGGCTGGCAGTCGAGAACGTCTGCGAGAACGCCTGCGAACACAACGACAGCGCCGATCCGCGCGTCGAAATAGCGGTGACCGCGACGGGCCCCGAACCGGACGTCGACCGCGATCCGGCCGACGAGAACGGCGGGCGAGTTCGCATCGAGGTGGCGGACAACGGCCCCGGAATTCCGGAACAGGATCGCGCCGCGATCGATGAGGGGCGCGAGACGGCGCTCGAGCACGGGAGCGGGCTCGGCCTCTGGCTGACCTACTGGGTGGTCGATAACTCCGGCGGAACGCTCCGGTTCGACGACAACGACCCGCGCGGGTCGATCGTGATCATCGACCTCCCGCGAGCGGCGCCCCGACGCGGCGACGCAAACGCCCCGGAACCGTCGAGCCACGTCGATGACCGACCCTGACAACGACTTTCACATCCCGTTCCGTACTCCTAACTATGCCACTGGACACCACAGTCGGCGGGGACGGGATCGATCCCGGCGGCGACGCAGTGGCCAGACGACGGCTTCTGAAGGCGGTCGGGGTCGGAACGACGGTCGGCATCGCCGGCTGCGCGCGCGACGGCGATGACGAGGATGAAGACGACGACAGCGTCGACGCGGAGTTGATCGGTCCCGACGGAGCACGAGTGGAACTGATACTCGCGTGTATCGAGGGGAACGACGCGGTGGAGACGGCCGCCGACATCATCGCGGCGGAGATCGCGGATCTCGGCGTCGCAGTTACCCTCGAGCGCGTCAGCTACGATCGGCTCCTCCGGCAATACGTGCGAAACCGGTACCTCGGAGACGGCGACCCCGAGTGGACTGCGGGACCGAACAACGCCGGACCGCGCGAGGAAACCGCGAGCGAATCGGCCTGGGACCTCATGTTCGGGGTCGCGTTCAACACGTATCCTCGAACGCCCGCTGCGATCGACGCATTCTGGCTCGAGCGAGCGCCGACTAACTACTACGGGTACGTTCCCGAGGCCGACATCGAGTCGCGGCTCGAAGCGTTCCGCACGACGACCGATCCGGACGAGCGGCGAGAGCCGATCGCCGAGGTCCTCGGCGCGTTGAGCGAAGAGCAGCCGGTGAATTTCCTCGCGATGTCGGACGACGTTATCGGTTACCGACGCTCGGTTCGCGGTCCGGTCGAAGCCTTCGGGGGAAACTGGGACAGCGCGACCTGGTACGTGGACGAGGACGGGAACGAAGGTGGCCCCACCGCCTCCGACGAGTGGGTCTGGGGCGTGGAAAGCGAGGCCGAAGGGTTGTACTTTCCCGAGCACACCGACAGCAGGGCCACCGCGCGGATCGGCCTGACCTTGGACGGGGCCTACGACGTCGACGAAAACGACACCGTCCGACCGCTGTGGATGGACATCACCGACACCGGCAGCGGACAGGTATACGTCTGCGAACTCCGGGACACCCTCCGATGGGGCGACGACTACGGCCGGATGACCGCCGAGGACTGGGTGTACCAGATCGAGAATGTCCACACCATCGACGGCGGACGTGACCACCCCTGGAACGAGGACGCCCCGCCCTCGAACCGGGTCGACGATTGGGCGACGGTCGAAAACGTCGAGCAAACGAGCGAGTCCGAGTTCCAGCTCGAACTCGAGTCGGTCAACCCCGACTTTCCGCTGGAACCGGTTCTCTGGGGATCGTACTGCGCGCCGAAGGAACTCTACGAGGCGCACGTTCCCGACGCCGACGCGCTCCGCGCGAGCGACGCGTTCGCCGAGCTCAGCTTTACGGGGAACCTCGGCCCGTACACGCTCGAGCGATGGGATCGCACGCGGGAGTTCGTCGCCGCGCGCAACGAGGAGTACTACATGCGCGAACACGTCGACGACGTGGGCGACGCGTGGCGCGACGCGCCGTATTTCGAACGCTACAGCTACCGAGTGGTCGGGGACCGAGCGGACCGCCTCGAGGCGCTCGCGGACGGGGAGCTCACGGCGACGTCGGTCCCGCCGGAGCGCTACGCGGATATTCGAGGGACCGAGGCCGTCGAAATCTACGAGATTCCGCAGCCGTTCCTGACGATCGTCGCGTACAATCAACGCGCAAACGGGTGGGCGGAACTGCGGACCCGCGAGGTCCGACAGGCCCTCTCCATGGCCGTCGAGAAACCGGCGATCACCGAGGACGCGTTCCGCGGACTCGCCGAGTGGACCCACACGTTCCAACCGCGGTGGTCGAGTTGGTACGACGACTCGCGGATCACGCCGTTCGGGGTCGACGAGTCGTACGACAAGGACCGAGCCCGCGAGTTGCTCGCGGAACACACGACCTCCGGGTACGAGTACGAGCCCGCGTAGGGATCGCGATCGAAAGCGACGCCGTCGGAATCGCGGCCTCGAGTACGTGACGTCGGCCGTACCCGGCGACCGACATCGATACGTGGCAAAAGCCGTCGATCGGTTCGTCGGCGAGTCGAACGCTAAGGGCTCGTGCGCGAAGCCCGTCGTTGTGGCTCACGATCTCGAGTCCGGCGACGCGAGGGACGGAACCGCAGCACTCGAGTCCGCGTCGAGACCGCGGCGGAAGTCGTCGCGGAGACGGAGGCCTACTCGAGGTCGACCGAACTGCTCTCGATCTCGTCTGTGACCACGACCGGCTCCGTTTCCGGTCCGGGTCGGGGAACGAACAGCCCCATCGTCAGCATCTCGTCCTCGATCTCGGCCTCGGAGAAATCGATCTCTCGAGTGCGAAACTGCATCGTAACGACGTACCGATTCACGTCCGCGCGTTCGAAGCTGGCCATTACGTCGGGCGTGGCGACGCCGCCCTCGGACGTTCGTTCGACGGCCGCGTCGTCGATAGCGGCCGAGTCCGTTTCCGAAAGACCGAACTGGTCGCGGTGTCCGAGAACGATCTGACTCGGCACCTCCCGGAGGTGCGTCGCGAGCGCCGCCGAGACGCGCACGCGAGCGGTGACGGTCTCCGCGGTCGTCTCCGTGATCTCGAAGTCGAATCGCTCCCCGGTCCGGGCGCTGGTTCGTACGGTGAGCAGCGTCGTCCCGCTGAGGAGCGTCCCGACCGCTTTGAGGACGCTGCGTTTCGAAACTGAATCGGATGCGTCGTATTCGAACATTGGTCGTCGGTCGTCGGTCGTTAGTCGCCGGTCGTCGGCGGGCGACTGTTGCGCTTTCAGCGAGGAGCGATAGCGGGCGCCTCGGGAATGATCATCCTGAAAAATGCGAATTTTCGGGGCCGAAGCGCTACCCGGGGAGAGAGCGCCGTCGGGATCGCACCGCGTGCACGGCGGGAAGCCGGACCGGTCGCTCACGAGTTCGACGAGTCGCTCGAGCACGGCTCCGCTGTCGGCGAGCGCTCGTCGCCTGCGGTCCGACCGCAGTCTCGGATCGCCGCGATCGAGTCGTCGGCGTCGTCGGTCGACGCGGACGCGACGATCAGGTCGTCTCTGATCGGTACCGTCGCGTTCCCTGTCACGGTTCCGCTCACGGTGCTGGTCGACGCACCCGTCGGCGAGACGTCGACGGACGACACCCGAGCCGTGTATGCGACGGCGTCAGGTGCCGTAAACCGGACGGCGCTCTCGTTGCAGTCGACGGCTATCGACGGCTCGTCGGTCGTCTCCGTTCGCGGTTCTTCGCCGCACTGTTCTACGGCCGACGTGATCGGCTCCTCGGTCGACGCGTCGGTGACGAACGCGTATACGATGTCGGCGTCGCCTACCGTAACCGTCGCGTTCCCCGCGAGCGGGGTCCGTCTCGAGGTGCTCGTGCTGGTCCCCGACGGACCCACGTTCACGACGCTGAGTCCGTACTCGTCGTCGTCGGGTGCGGTAACCAGCACGTCGCTCTCGTCACAGTCGATCTCGACGGTCACGTTCACGTCGTCAGCGGACTCCGCGTCCGTCGCGCCGACCGTCGCGTCGTCCGCGGGATCGGTACCCGCTGCCGGCAACCCCAGCACGGCTCCTCCTGCGACGGTGAGTAGCAGCAGGACGGCTGCGGCTCCGGGCGTCAGACGACGAATCGAATCGCCGATATGAGTCGGCTCGTCTTCAGTCGCTGTAGCTCTCGTCTTCTTCGTCATCGGGGTTCTCTCGGTCGATAGTCCGGACGCTCCCCTCGAGACGGGCTATCGGCCGCGGCGCTTCGCGAGTTCGCTGCGGGGAGAGTCGGATATCGGATTAGCTCTGATCGATGACGGCGGTGTTCTCCTGATCGACGTCGGCGCTGTTGTTCTTGCCGTCCTGATCGACGTCGGCGGTGTTGCGCTGGTCGACGCTGGCGTCGTTATTCTTGCCGTCCTGATCGACGAACGCCTTGTTGCGCTGGTCGACGTCGGCGTCGTTGTTCTTGCCGTCCTGATCGACGAACGCCTTGTTGCGCTGCTTCACGTCAGCGTCGTTATTCTTGCCGTCCTGATCGACGAACGCCCTGTTACGCTGGTCGACGTCGGCGTCGTTGTTCTTGCCGTCCTGGCCGACGAGCGCCCTGTTACGCTGGTCGACGTCGGCGTCGTTGTTCTTGCCGTCCTGGAAGACGCTTGCATCGTTTCGCTGGTCGACGTCGGCGTCGTTGCAGTGACCCTTCTGGAAGACACCGGCGTCGTTGGACTGGTCGACGTCGGCATCGTTATTCTTGCCGTCCTGGAAGACGCCCGCATCGTTTCGCTGGTCGACGTCGGCGTCGTTACAGTAGCCCTTCTGGAAGACGTCGGCTCGATTCCGCTGCTCGAGATCGGCGTCGTTCCCGAAACCGTTCTGGAAGACGTCGGCGGCGTTGGACTGATCGACGTCGGCCTCGTTGCAGTAGTCGGTGTACTTACAATCGCCCGGGGACGCGAGCGCACTGCCGCTCGCCAGGGCACCGATGAGTGCCACGGCGAACACCAGTGAAACCGTAGTGCGTAGGGTTCGTTTCATGGTCGTATCTTCGGAGTTCCTTCGAACTCCACGTGGATCCAGTCCCGCATCGTTCGAAGAACCGGGCTCTCAATAGTCGAAGCGACGGTCTCGCGGGCACCCCTAGATATCTAGTCCCGCCCGATGCGACTCGAGCGACGCGTAGAATCGGCGGCGTCGAGCGTTCCACCCCGCGGAATCGCGCCCGATTCGGACGAGTCGCGCTCCCCTAGATACTGAGCATCGTCACCTCGATCGCCGGTTGTGGTATTGAGAGCCGCGTTCCTCGAACGGAAGGGTCCTTGGTCACGGTGGAGGTAGCGCGCTGCTCCCGGGGCGCGCGGCGGCGAACCACACTCCACTGTCGACGCCGACTCGAAAGTGCCAGCCGGCTCCCCTTCGTTGGTCCAATCGTGGTTCTT containing:
- a CDS encoding sensor histidine kinase, translating into MRVRLRTKFVVILVVITLVLSGTVHWTLESYKRDVVDDEQQRTDETASLVAEQIDATIWEHRDRIGLVASRPEARQFDRSGPFLDAFLDNSRFYSAQLVDANGTVVDFRGSVTAGTRRSVIGSDRSGTPYVERALRGETYVSDVEYAERADRPVLVFSAPILDGSGVRGVLVGAMYLDRQTIFDAIPPLETSSQTVTIVGDGVVLNENERTFDEGIESSSTVESTGWEVTVTRDRTLLEDRLDRLAALQTLVLVIVVLVMVGFGYWQYAVSLRQTERLLDGFDRLGEGDYDSTVSLRGGAEWERMSDGFNELVATLRARESELRERRQRLDVLYRVLQHNIRNRMSIVLNYADLITDEAADETVVGAAETIHRTGRDITGLSRKARQMKNALEADPDRRPVDVASLAADAVAELREEYPDVTVTASLPDEAWAMALPSVRLAVENVCENACEHNDSADPRVEIAVTATGPEPDVDRDPADENGGRVRIEVADNGPGIPEQDRAAIDEGRETALEHGSGLGLWLTYWVVDNSGGTLRFDDNDPRGSIVIIDLPRAAPRRGDANAPEPSSHVDDRP
- a CDS encoding response regulator, encoding MGHDQNPTLLVVDDEREVADAYALRLRQRYDDVRTAYGGEECLHEMDDTVDVVLLDRRMPFSGDKVLTEIRDRGHDCQVIMVTAVNPGFDIVDMPFDDYLCKPIEKDDLFAAIEQQVTAASYDDPLSEFFSLTAKLSVLEAEHTPEQLEESSEYVRMQRRVAKLREGLEVPREDFERMVETFTAINRGEG
- a CDS encoding sensor histidine kinase — translated: MTGRSDRRNEVPFERRRDDLFSPLVADGGPTRRLFRRFPDPLLYYEVEGGTAVVRAVNPAFETAFEVDEAAIRDAPLRERLLPGPIDCDFGPHWELATAAGNATRPSEGDDPDADATGAAILEQLDAGERVTVGIRRGADDERRYFRLEAIPSPDADGDGGGVAGGYVVYTTVTELRRRVDRVTTRADRLERVVTVAAHDLRNPLEVAKIRLEAARDTGEEVHFEKVEGALDRIERLIQDALSVGGTEVEPSGSVAVGDIAETAWETVETADAALVLEDDLPTLEADADRLQQVFENVFRNAVEHGGREATVTVGGLDGGFYVADDGPGVPPAERERVFEPGYSSEDGTTGLGLAIVRQLVEDHGWNVTLTASDAGGARFEFRGAETDERAP
- a CDS encoding bacterio-opsin activator domain-containing protein — its product is MDGVLDGVTDGVLVVDTDWRITTANAVAADLLERERDTLVGTDIRDVFPRSFAATFHEHFGGDDPEPAEITFEEYFPELDVWLRVRTTTIGERLAVYYRDVTDRKALESDLGDREAELARLERINNIVQKIIRDLVGATTREEVEELVCKRLAETDLYEFTVIGEREMTGDRIVCRTAAGEHDGILDLIVESGADADGSRGPEYATLETGETRVVRHLVDDESVPESVRREAFARGLQSSIVVPLRYGDTTYGVLSVYALDPDAFSERERESLETLGVTTGFVINATRQRNLLLSDTVIELTFRITDAFFATASAQLDCELAVEGIVPLDAASLLCYVRVDGAEPDVLLELADDRSDVDAGRVIHESATETGGFTEVTVSGRSPILTLATYGATVRTAEFDRGTGLIVAEVAPSSDIREVVEAVGERFPRSELLSKLDRERPIETVQEFRSGLHDRLTDRQRNALQMAYYGGYFESPRDSTAEELAETIGISSPTLHHHLRAGQRKLLDAFFDDAECERPVAVDDHQPRRNE
- a CDS encoding curlin, with the translated sequence MALIGALASGSALASPGDCKYTDYCNEADVDQSNAADVFQNGFGNDADLEQRNRADVFQKGYCNDADVDQRNDAGVFQDGKNNDADVDQSNDAGVFQKGHCNDADVDQRNDASVFQDGKNNDADVDQRNRALVGQDGKNNDADVDQRNRAFVDQDGKNNDADVKQRNKAFVDQDGKNNDADVDQRNKAFVDQDGKNNDASVDQRNTADVDQDGKNNSADVDQENTAVIDQS
- a CDS encoding ABC transporter substrate-binding protein; this encodes MPLDTTVGGDGIDPGGDAVARRRLLKAVGVGTTVGIAGCARDGDDEDEDDDSVDAELIGPDGARVELILACIEGNDAVETAADIIAAEIADLGVAVTLERVSYDRLLRQYVRNRYLGDGDPEWTAGPNNAGPREETASESAWDLMFGVAFNTYPRTPAAIDAFWLERAPTNYYGYVPEADIESRLEAFRTTTDPDERREPIAEVLGALSEEQPVNFLAMSDDVIGYRRSVRGPVEAFGGNWDSATWYVDEDGNEGGPTASDEWVWGVESEAEGLYFPEHTDSRATARIGLTLDGAYDVDENDTVRPLWMDITDTGSGQVYVCELRDTLRWGDDYGRMTAEDWVYQIENVHTIDGGRDHPWNEDAPPSNRVDDWATVENVEQTSESEFQLELESVNPDFPLEPVLWGSYCAPKELYEAHVPDADALRASDAFAELSFTGNLGPYTLERWDRTREFVAARNEEYYMREHVDDVGDAWRDAPYFERYSYRVVGDRADRLEALADGELTATSVPPERYADIRGTEAVEIYEIPQPFLTIVAYNQRANGWAELRTREVRQALSMAVEKPAITEDAFRGLAEWTHTFQPRWSSWYDDSRITPFGVDESYDKDRARELLAEHTTSGYEYEPA